A part of Magnetospirillum sp. ME-1 genomic DNA contains:
- a CDS encoding DegT/DnrJ/EryC1/StrS family aminotransferase codes for MSTLALLGGKPVRTKLFPAYSVIGEDDRAAVAKVMESGILSRFLGTWHNDFFGGPEVKAFEHEWATAFSAAHAVSVNSATSGLYAASGAAGIGPGDEVIVSPYTMSASAVAALVFNAVPVFADIDPDSYCISAKTIGPKITPRTKAIIVVHIFGNVADMDPIMDLAAKHGITVIEDCAQAPFATYKGRPVGTLGHMGVFSLNYHKHIHTGEGGVVTTNDSRLAEKLQLIRNHAEAVVEKKGVADLVNMIGYNFRLGEIEAAIGRRQLLKGPDLVKRRQANVKYLEDRIRGIPFLSLPRVQDGVEHVTYLHALSYDAEAAGVSRATFVRALKAELAATELREGEGVLVGEGYVRPLYLQPLYQKQVAYGEVGCPFKCPHYTGAPDYALGSCPNVEDAHFNRVITHELIRPPASRADLDDVADAFAKVAENMAALRELERR; via the coding sequence ATGAGCACCCTAGCCCTGTTGGGCGGCAAGCCCGTCCGTACCAAGCTGTTTCCCGCCTATTCGGTGATCGGCGAAGACGACCGCGCCGCCGTGGCCAAAGTGATGGAAAGCGGCATCCTGTCGCGCTTCCTCGGCACCTGGCACAACGACTTCTTCGGCGGCCCCGAGGTCAAGGCCTTCGAGCACGAATGGGCCACCGCCTTTTCCGCCGCCCACGCGGTCAGCGTCAACTCGGCCACCAGCGGGCTTTACGCCGCCTCCGGCGCCGCCGGCATCGGGCCGGGCGACGAGGTGATCGTCTCGCCCTACACCATGAGCGCCTCGGCGGTGGCCGCCCTGGTGTTCAACGCCGTGCCGGTGTTCGCCGACATCGACCCCGACAGCTACTGCATCTCCGCCAAGACCATCGGGCCTAAGATCACGCCCAGGACCAAGGCCATCATCGTCGTCCACATCTTCGGCAACGTGGCCGACATGGACCCGATCATGGACCTGGCGGCCAAGCACGGCATCACGGTGATCGAGGATTGCGCCCAGGCCCCCTTCGCCACCTATAAGGGCCGTCCGGTGGGCACGCTGGGCCATATGGGGGTGTTCAGCCTCAACTACCACAAGCACATCCATACCGGCGAAGGCGGCGTGGTCACCACCAACGATTCCCGGCTGGCCGAGAAGCTGCAGCTGATCCGCAACCACGCCGAGGCGGTGGTGGAAAAGAAGGGCGTCGCCGATCTGGTCAACATGATAGGCTACAATTTCCGCTTAGGGGAAATCGAGGCGGCCATCGGCCGGCGCCAGTTGCTCAAAGGCCCCGATCTGGTCAAGCGCCGCCAGGCCAACGTCAAATACCTGGAAGACCGCATCCGGGGCATTCCCTTCCTGTCCCTGCCCCGTGTCCAGGACGGCGTCGAGCACGTCACCTACCTGCACGCCTTGTCCTATGATGCCGAGGCGGCGGGGGTGTCGCGCGCCACCTTCGTGCGTGCCCTGAAGGCCGAGCTGGCCGCCACCGAGCTGCGCGAGGGCGAGGGCGTGCTGGTGGGCGAAGGCTATGTCCGCCCCCTCTATCTCCAGCCGCTTTACCAGAAGCAGGTGGCCTATGGCGAAGTGGGCTGCCCCTTCAAGTGCCCGCACTATACCGGCGCCCCCGATTACGCCCTGGGCTCGTGCCCCAATGTGGAGGACGCCCACTTCAACCGGGTGATCACCCACGAACTGATCCGCCCGCCGGCCAGCCGCGCCGATCTGGACGACGTGGCCGACGCCTTTGCCAAGGTGGCCGAGAACATGGCCGCCCTGCGCGAGCTGGAGCGCCGCTGA
- a CDS encoding Gfo/Idh/MocA family protein yields the protein MSRIAGSERIRALIVGCGAIAGGYDEASPQSRQILTHAKAYLRHPRFDIVGCVEPDREKRARFMWTWEVPKGFSSLAEVDIPYDVASVCVPTQFHAETLEALLPGPARLVFAEKPLTDDLARSRAIVEAYRAAGKPLAVNYMRRWAPGLVKLRDDIASGRLGSFIKGTAWYTKGLLNNGSHFLDLATFLLGELRPVARLGGVNDGRVEDPTLDVMVRTDRDCPLYLLAANASAYTIFEADLLFADARLRLTDSGFHMVRQTVTRSERFSGYSVLGQPQDSDSGLGQAMLDAVDNIARHLGDGFPLASTGRTALAVQELCATLASLPETSL from the coding sequence ATGTCGCGCATCGCTGGGTCTGAGCGCATCCGGGCCCTGATCGTCGGCTGCGGCGCCATCGCCGGCGGCTATGACGAGGCGTCGCCCCAGTCGCGCCAGATCCTGACCCACGCCAAGGCCTATCTGCGCCATCCCCGCTTCGACATCGTCGGCTGCGTCGAGCCCGACCGCGAGAAGCGGGCCAGGTTCATGTGGACCTGGGAGGTGCCCAAGGGCTTTTCCTCCCTGGCCGAGGTGGACATCCCTTACGACGTGGCCAGCGTCTGCGTCCCCACCCAGTTCCACGCCGAGACCCTGGAGGCGCTGCTTCCCGGCCCGGCCCGGCTGGTCTTCGCGGAAAAGCCGCTGACCGACGACCTGGCGCGCTCAAGGGCCATCGTCGAAGCCTACCGCGCCGCGGGCAAGCCGCTGGCGGTGAACTACATGCGCCGCTGGGCGCCCGGGCTGGTCAAGCTTCGGGACGACATCGCCTCGGGCCGCCTGGGCAGCTTCATCAAGGGCACGGCGTGGTACACCAAGGGCCTGCTGAACAACGGCAGCCATTTTCTCGACCTCGCCACCTTTCTGCTGGGCGAGCTGCGGCCGGTGGCGCGCCTAGGCGGCGTCAACGACGGCCGGGTCGAGGACCCCACCCTGGACGTCATGGTGCGCACCGACCGGGACTGCCCGCTCTATCTGCTGGCCGCCAACGCCAGCGCCTACACCATTTTCGAGGCCGACCTGCTGTTCGCCGACGCAAGGCTGCGCCTCACCGATTCCGGTTTCCACATGGTCCGCCAGACCGTGACGCGCTCAGAGCGCTTTTCCGGCTACAGCGTGCTGGGCCAGCCCCAGGACAGCGACAGCGGCCTGGGCCAAGCCATGCTGGACGCCGTCGACAACATCGCGCGGCATCTGGGCGACGGTTTCCCCCTGGCCAGCACCGGACGCACCGCCCTGGCCGTACAGGAATTGTGCGCCACCCTCGCCTCCCTTCCGGAGACCAGCCTATGA
- a CDS encoding cytidylyltransferase domain-containing protein, with the protein MKIIATIEARMTSSRLPGKVLLPAQGAPMLARMVERLKMVPSLDGIVVATTVNATDDPIEALAKELGIGCWRGSEDDVLMRVLDAAQAFAADVIVELTGDCPLIDPVIVEQCVQAYKAAGVDYLSNILERTYPIGMDTQVFATRILADVAKRTTDPSDHEHVSLYIYRHPELYSLKNVPAPPEHFDPELRLTLDTKQDYELIDTVFSALLPAKGPGFTLGNVLTLLKTHPYLRKINDHVAHRWV; encoded by the coding sequence ATGAAGATCATCGCCACCATCGAGGCGCGCATGACCTCGTCACGCCTGCCGGGCAAGGTCCTGCTGCCCGCTCAGGGCGCACCCATGCTGGCCCGCATGGTCGAGCGCCTGAAGATGGTTCCCTCGCTGGACGGCATCGTGGTGGCCACCACCGTCAACGCCACCGACGATCCCATCGAGGCCCTGGCCAAGGAGCTGGGCATCGGCTGCTGGCGCGGCTCCGAGGACGACGTTCTGATGCGGGTTCTGGATGCCGCCCAGGCCTTCGCGGCGGACGTCATCGTCGAGCTCACCGGCGACTGCCCGCTGATCGATCCCGTTATCGTCGAGCAATGCGTCCAGGCGTACAAGGCGGCGGGAGTGGACTACCTTTCCAACATCCTAGAGCGCACCTACCCCATCGGCATGGACACCCAGGTGTTCGCCACCAGGATCCTGGCCGACGTGGCCAAGCGCACCACTGACCCCTCCGACCACGAGCATGTCAGCCTCTATATTTACCGCCATCCCGAGCTGTACTCGCTGAAGAACGTGCCGGCGCCGCCCGAGCATTTCGATCCCGAGCTGCGCCTGACACTCGACACCAAACAGGATTACGAGCTGATCGACACCGTGTTCAGCGCCCTGCTGCCCGCCAAGGGGCCGGGCTTCACCCTGGGCAACGTGCTGACCCTGCTCAAGACCCATCCCTACTTGCGCAAGATCAACGACCATGTCGCGCATCGCTGGGTCTGA